Part of the Sulfobacillus acidophilus DSM 10332 genome, TCGTGGCTTCCGCCACGAAGGCCAACGACGCGAGCGCTTGGATTTGCCGCGCATCAATCGACGGTTGAAAGGCCCAATCGAAATCTTCCAACCGTTTGACGGCGGGAAAGTGTGCCAGCCGCAAGCGGGCCTTCAGATACCGCTCCCGCCGAGCCTGGGTTTCCACACGCAAGAGGTCCTGGAGAAACTCCACATAGGAGATGCCATCGTGACTGGCCCTGTCGAGACGATTCTCAAGGACCGCCGCGGCATCCAGCAACCCCAAGGTCTCCAGTTGTTGACGGACCTGTTCGAGAGGCATCATGGGATGGTTCCTCCAAACCGTGCGTATTCGTGCAAGTCACGGACTTCCACATCCGGGTCGGGGATCTGCTGCGCCCGACCCGGGCAGGTCGGGGTGGGACCGGTCAGCGGCAACGCGTCCCATTGATGGGGGAGGCGATACACGCTACCCGGGACGGGCGCCCGAGGATGTTCTGCGACTAGGACGCCGTCCACTCGAAACCGTACGCGCTCCCCGAGATCTTCCACCGTCACGGGGTGTCCCGCCACGGTCCATGGCACCCCGTACCGACTCCCGCCGTAGGCGACAAACCCATCGCGGCTCACCGTCCGGGTCTCGAGGAGGTACGGAGCCCATCGGGCGGGATCCGGTAACGGTTCCAAGGGTTCGGTCGCCAAACGGTCGATGGGGCGCTCGTGGGTCGTACCATGCGGCCGGACGTTCGCTACGGTGTCCAACCATTGGAGCAGCTGGCGATTCAGGTCAGCCAGGTCGGTGAAGGTGCGGCCCGGCCAAAAATGATGCCGAATATACCCGATGGTCCGTTCCACGCGCCCTTTGGTCTGCGCCCGGTACGGGCGGCAGGCGCGCGGTTGGAACCCCAGCGCGAGGGCGGCGTCCAGAAACCGCGGCGTCCAGATGCAGATTTCACTCAAATCCACCAGGCGTTTCGATAATTCGCCACCAGGCATTTCGGTTAACGGCCACCAGGGATTTCGGTTAATCGCCACCAGGGGCATGATAGTTGGTTGTACCGGATCCTGGCACGTTTGACAAGACCTTCCTCATGGATTCGCCTTGCACGGTCATCCGATGCGCATCATGCACAATCCGGTCCACCAGGGCATCGGCAACGGTCGGATCAGGAAACAGGTCATGCCATTGTTCCCAAGGAATCTGGCTCACGATGATGGTGGCCTTGAGTTGATAGCGGTCGTCCATGATCTCCAAGAGATCGTGACTCTCTTCGGCGGTAAAAGGTTGGGCGCCCCAATCGTCCAGAATCAAGACCTCCCACCGACTGAGTTGGCGCAACCAGCGTGTCCACCCGCCTTGTTGTTTGGCCACAACCCCATCGCCAAAAAGACGGGCCGTGCGGTAATACCGCACCCGATAGTTTTGACGGCAGGCCGCATGACCTAAGGCGCAGGCCAAGTACGTCTTGCCCACCCCGGTCGGCCCGGTGATTAAGACATTTTGATGGGCCGCAATCCAGTGCCCTTGGGCCAACTCGCGGACGCCCGCGCCACGCACGTGGCGCGGGGCATGCGCATCCCAATCTTCGGGTGTTGCGGGCAGACGAAGCCGGGCTTCCGTCAGGCGCCGTCGTAACTGACGGTTTTGTCGAGCGTCCCATTCCCGATCCGCCAATAGTCCCAGACGTTCATCAAACGATAAGGCGAGACGGTTCGGGTCGGTTTGTTGTCGGTGCCATTCGGCGACCATCGCCGAGAGGCCTAAGGCATGCAAGCGTTCGGCAATCGAATGCGTTAACATGACGAGTGCTCCTCCTCCGGATTATGATAATAAGCAGACCCGCGAAGATGGGCATGACGGCGCGGGGTGGATCGGGCCGTCGGACGCTGAAGGGTCTCACAATAGGCCCGGACGTGGGGGTAGGACCACGTCTGGGCCGTGAGGGCCCGGTTCGCGGCCTCTTCCAAAATGGCCGGGCCATAGGTTTTGGCACAGTCCAAAATGCCGAGACATCGGCGGTAGATTTGTTCCGGAACACCGCCCCGCGTTAAAATGCCCACCACTAGGGTCCGCGTGTGGGGACCGATGGCCTCGGCCCGGGTGATCAAGGCTTCGGGGGTGATGCCGGCTGCCCACGCCCGATGCGCGGGGGGCAGATGGTCCGGATGGGTCGACCGGGCCCCGGGCTGCCAGATGCGCGGATGACTCGCAATACGTTCGTGATCCTGAAAACATTCCACGGTCGTCGCCGTCACGCGAACATCGACGGTGGATCCCACCCATCGAGTGGGGACACGATAAAACGCCCGATCCCCTTGAATGGGGTAGTCTTTGTGCACTTTGGCCTGCCGCCATTCTCCAAATTCGTAGGCGGTCGGCGGCAACGGCCGTAAGGCCGGCCGATCATCCGCGTCAAAGACGCTCTGCCGGGAACCCGACCATTTCTTAAAGGGCCGCTGGTTGAGTTGGGCGTTCAGTTCCGCTACCCGGGCCTGAGCCTGACCAAAGCTGGTGAAGCGTTCATGGCGCAAGACGGCTAAAATCCAACGTTCGACGAGAAGAACGGCCGCTTCGACTTTGGCTTTATCGCGAGGTTTGCGCACACGGGCCGGTAAAATCGCACAGCCATAATGGTCGGCCCATTCCTGATACGTGGGATGAAGCCGCGGTTCATACCAATTCTCCTGGATCACGCCCGCTTTTGGATTATCCGGTACGATGAGGCGGGGGACTCCGCCAAAATATTCCAATGCATGGACATGCCCTGGGATCCACGACGCCGCACTCAAATCCCGATGAACTTCCACGAAGGTATCGTGGCGATATCCCAGGGTGGCCACAAAGAGATACCCGGGAACTGCGCCACCAGGCTCCTCAATGGTTAATGTCTTGCCTGCATAATCCACAAAGCAGCGATCGCCTGGAATATAGTGTTGTCGCATCGCGACCGTGACGGTCGCGGCAAAGCGCCGATAACGGGCGCAAAATGGTGTATAGCCGAGTCCCTCGGGATATTCCGTACGGTATTCTAACCACAGTTGTTGGAGAGTGACGCCGGGACGCCGTAATTCCTGATGAATGGTGGGCCAATCGGGTTCCGTATATTGTCGGGGACGTCCCCGACGACCCGGGTAAATCCATTGGGCCAAATCATGATCCCGCAAGCCGTCCGGCAGGGGCCACGAATGACCGCTCGTGGTAAATCGCTGCACGACCTGGGCGACGGTGGTATGGTGAATGCCTAACGACCGGCCAATTTCGCGATACGATAACGCCAAGTCAAAGTGTAACCGTAAGATGTCGCGTACGAGCACAAAAGGTAACCTCCCTGTTTTCATACTAGCCCTCCCGAATGCGTGGTATCGAGGGCAGACGCCCTCGATACCTCATTCGACAGCGCCGTGGCGAAATCATGGCGGTGGTGGAGATTTAGTGAAATTCATGGTGGGACATTAGTGAAATGGATGGTGGGAACTTAGTGAAAGAGATGGTGGGGTATTTCCGAAATCTGCATCCAGACGACGTCGCCGTTCTCGTTGCGTCCCTGGACAACGGGTTTCATGTTGTCAAAGAGCACGTCCCGCGGACGACCACCAAAGTACTGAAAGGCATGCACGAGCCCTCGGATGACGGCCGTTCCGTCCGCGGTGGTTCCGAACTCGGCATAGGTCATGCGTGAGTGGCTCAAGACCATCACAAAGAGCCACAGCTTTTGGGGCCGCCCGGCCACATCGTCGTAGCCAAAGAACCCAAAGTCCACTTGCGCCTGCTGGCCCGGCTCGGTGTCAAACCGCCTCACCGCTGGAGGTGTCCGCGCCGGACGGCGCGGATGGAGATAGTTCTTGACGAGCGTATACCCGCCGGTATAGCCCTGCTGGCGAATCTCGTGAAACAGTCGGGTGCCATTGGTGACCCCGCGCGCCACTTGGTTATCTAAATAAGCCTTAAAGGGGTCGAGTTTCGATGGCCTCGGGGTCCGACGGCGGCGGACCGGATCGGTCCGCAAGTATTTCTTTATGGTGTTACGGCGATCATGAAACACGCCTTTACCGCCGACTATCCGGATCGGTCCGCAAGTATTTCTTTATGGTGTTACGGGACAAGCCCGTCTGGCGACTGATTTCTCGGATACTATATCCTTGTGCATGGAGATCACGGATCTTCATGACTTGCCCACTCCTTGTCATCGAGACACCTCACCTTTGGTCGGGTATTGGTGTCGGATTTCGTCAGGGGTGGGTCAAATTCTTTCCGGCGATCTGGATCATTTTAATTCTGGCGTTAACAGACGATCGTAAAGCCGACGGTTCGGCCGCGTTCGCACCCGGCAATCCCCAGCCCTATGGCCCAATGGGTTTTTCCGTGATGTAGAGTCACACAATGGAAATTATGGGTATGCGGATTTTGTGATGGATCGATGGCTTCTCATGGTGAAACGAAGCCACGACGCTTTGTGTTGATCGGACTTTCACTGGAGCCGAGGATAAACAATTCCACGTCGTTGATCGACTGGTATCTCGCTTGACAATCAGCGTTCGAGCCCCGTCGTGTTTTGGATGACTCTGAGTGACGGGAGGTCGAACCGATGGGTGACCTCCGGGAACCCTATGGGTAAGGCCCCGTGATGAGAAAAGACCACAATTCCCTCCCAGTGTGCGAGCAGATCGATTAATCCTCGGGTGGCACGGGTATCGAGATAGATGAACGGTTCATCGAGGAATAAAATGTTGGGCGAATCGGCCAGCGCTCGGGTCAATGACACAATTTGTCGTAGCCCGTCACTTAAATAGTCGCGGCCTGCGGTGCCAATGGGCGTCTGCCAGCCCTGTGACCAACATCCCATGTCGTGACCCAAAACCGCTAAGATATTTTCCGCCTGAGTGAGGTCAAGTGCAGGTCGGCCCCACCGGATATTATTTTCCAGCGTATCGCGGCTCACCTGCGGCGGCTGAAGCGCCCAACCGGTCCGACCGTGCACGACGATCTCCCCACGGATCGGGGGGATTAGTTGCCCGATGACGCTAATCCAATGCGATTTTCCGCTGCCATTCGGTCCTTGAATCCATAGACGCGATCCGGGTTGTAAGATCAGTGAGATCGGCTTGGGATCCGAGCCAGCACGTGTGTCCTTCTCTCCGATCACGACCTCCGATAGACGCACGTAACTGTCTGCACCCGACACGCGATCGGCAACGGATACCGGGAGACCAATGTCGCTAGGTCCGAACTCTGAGCTCATGGGGAACGGCCCCATATCGTTGAGAATGCCGACACTCAGGGCATGAATACGGGCGAATCGCGAAGGTCCCTGGAGCAATCCTTTCACCGGCAAGTAGACTTGCATCGAAAAGGCATAAAACGCCAGCAGAGCTCCCAAGGAAAGTCGGCCATGAAGTTCCAGCCAGCTTCCATAAAGCAGCAGCGTCAAGGGACCCAAAAACATCATAAAACTCGACAGCGCTTGCGCCGTACTGAGCCAGGCGATACGCCGCACCGAATCATTTTGCAGCTGAACTAAGGAAGGGTGTGTCAGGTCATTTAAGTAAGACGGCGTCTGAAACGCATGGACGACCCGGGAAAGATGGAGCGCATGCACGATCGCCCCGGACGTGGCCGCGAGATCGTGGTGAAATCGTTGGGTCCAGGTGGCTTGCAATCGCGCAAGCCAGAGTTCCATCGCCCCGACTGCGGGGACCATGACAAAGGCGGCGACGGTCATGGGGGAATCCAGTCGCGCCATGAGGACGATGAGAAGGATGAGCCATAGGGTGTCACGCGGTACACTGATCATCACACCCAGGACTTCGCGAGCCAGACTATCCAGGTCATTCAATAGGCGACTGCTGAAGCCGGCACTGGTCGCTTCCAGGTCCCCGGGGCGTAGGAGTCTCATCGAGGCCGAACGAATCCAGCGCGTACGTAATTGTAGTAACCGCGATTGAATGATGCGCTCTAGCGCGACAGACTGTCCCAGAGACGCCCCGATTTGCGCGAGGCCGACCACGATAATCCCCAGTAGAAGAAATGAGAGCATCTGCTGATGATGAGGAATGAGTACGCGGTTAATGAGATATTTCGTCAAGAGGGGACTAATCAGTTGTGTGCCTACCAACACGCACGAGGTCGCCCCCCCGATCAGGACCACACGCCATCCCGATTTGCCCATGACCATCTGCCAAACCATCCGCACCGACTTGACCGCGAATCGCAACGGAACGTTACTGGTCAGCAACGCGGTCATCTTCTTCACGCGAGTGCCAACAAACATCGTGGGCCTCCTATGCGCCTACCTTTTTAGCCACGTGCGTCCATAAATGATGGCTATCACAAACAGTATCAAGGCCCCTAGAGCCTGGGATAACTCGAACACAGGAACATAGATCTCGTGCTGGCGCACCCACGCCCCCACGCCATCAACAGACGTGTGAAATGCCCACACGAGGCCAAGCATTTCGATACGCCGCGTTTTTATGAAGCCTACCAGCCACAGTCCGCTAGCAAGGTCGAACAAGGTAGCTCCCAAGCGCTCGACCGTACTCCAGAGGATGGTGGGTGGTAGTACTCCGGGAAATTGCGTGATCCCCAGGTATAGGATTTCGGCCAGCGAAAACCCTAAGCCCACGCTTAGGCCTTCAAGCCAGGCGACATCCGCCGTCAGATCTGAACTTCCCGAGCGAATGGCGACGTATTTAGCGAACGTTTGGCCGGTAGCAGCGGCCATGCCGAGGACTATCCACGGAATAAACTGGACGGAGGTACTTGTCATCAAGGAGTACCCGTGCACTAAGACCGATTGACCCATAATACCGACGAGAAACGCAGCGAATCCCAGAGGCACAGCAGAATAGGGCTTCTGCTGAACCGTTCGTCCAAACAAGAGAACCCGCCCGACGCCTTGGACAGCAAGAGCGACGCCCGAATTGAGGATCACAAATAGCCCAAAAAAGCCAACATTGGTCATCGATTGGACACATAAATTACAACCGCGAAAAATATCAGCACGCCGAGCCAAAACAGTGCCCCGCCAGGTCGTGCAATATTGACGTTCCACCCGCCCCATCGTGGAACGAACACCCGCGGGTCATCGGGATTATAATAAATGATATATTGCCACCATGGGGTCTTTTTCTTGGGGTGCTCCTCGGCGTCTCCCATAAAGGCAACTCTCCTTTCACGAGATTTCTTGGGCGGCTCCTTCTAGTGCTTTCGTAAACTTCTTTTTAAAAAGGAACCGAGTCATGACGGAGTCCATGACTTCCGGGTAGTGTTGCGCCAGAACTTCTTGGACACGCGAATTTTGATGAACGGAAACACACGCCTGGCACGGATGAACAGCGGCGTCTATATCGATTGTATCATCGTACTGGCGCGCAAACAGCAAAATGTTCTCTGGCCCGTCCACATTTAGCCAAATCTTGAGGAAGTCCTGAAACTGGTCGTCGTACAAATCCACGAGCCGCCGCGTGCGAACATCGCCGACCTTGAGCGCAGGGATATATTCCATCGTAAGACCACAACAGGAGGCTGCTTGATGGGCTGGAGTCACGACGAAGTTCTCTAGGATGTTATCACAGCCTCCCACGTCCATACGCCGTGCGGGATCGCGAATTAAGTTTTGGTTGTGGACGATATTGCGGTCGTTATGAAAGGGTATCCAGATGTTGCTAATTACCTGAAGCTTGTGCCGCGTGTTGGGGTGCATCCGCCAAAATTCCTGAATGAACAGATGTTCCATGGCCTGTTTAACCGTGAAAGCCGTTGTTTCACTTCCTTCGACAGCAATGAGCGTTTGAATTCCTAGCTCGGCAGCGCAGGCAGCACCAATGGCGACGCGGTCATATGGGACGAACTTTTGATGATCATCGCCAGTACTCAAGTTTAATTCTGTTAATCCTGCATCAACGAGCGGCTCAAGACGAGCCAATGCGGCTCGTCTTGACGTAGCCCAGTATCCGTTGGTTACACATCGTACCGAAAGGCCTTGCGAAGAGGCGCGTTTCACAGAGGTGACCAGGTCGCCCCGTAGTAGGAAACATTCTCCCCCACTAAATACTACCATCTTTAACGTCGAAAATTCGCGAGCCCGGTCAATCACATCAAGTATATCGGGCAATGACAGGCGCTGATGTAGTTGGGGTCCACATTCAAAACAACATTCCTGACATGCAGCGGTACATTGATACGTGGCAAGGATTGTCATTGTTGTGGGACCTAGCTGAACCCGATCACGAACGAAGTCTGGTACCACGATTATCCCCCTCACTTGTTCCGCGAACGTGAAATGATACTCCTCTGAACAATAGTTACGATTAACTGGCTTCGGGTGCAGCCGATTCGACTGACACCGAATAGTCCAAGGCTTCGAGACGCCGAATTGCCCGGCGGACCACGGCCTGATCATCCTGCTGGTTAAAGTCCTTGGCGCCAAAATCTTCGTAGACGGCCCCCGTGTGCGCAAGAACGCATAGATCGCGATCAGGATGTGGCGCCCCGGTCGCCATCGGTCGTGCGCGAGGCTTTGCTGCCTTTGCAGGTGCGCGGAGCATGAGCGTCTCCTTTAGGCCTGAATTCCTAACAATTGCTCTTTATGTTGTACCAAACTGTGGAATTCTGCGGCCATAGCGTTTTGTACGGATCGTGCAAACCCAACACCACTCACCATGTAGGCAGCTTGGGCCGCGCGCTGATATCCAATCTTTTGCTCTGGCGCGGGTACCCCGAGCGGAAACACAGGGATAACTAGGGCTATCGCCGCTACAACTACTACTACCGCCCCAACCTCATAACCAACGTAGACGTTTACGTCATAGCCGAGATTAACATTTACACGCGTATTGACGGTTGCAGACTCCGGTTGCGCCGCGTCCAAGGTAATTAGGTGGATGGAATTCAAAATTTGCTCGCGATCCGGGATCAATCGTCTATCGCGCAATGCATTGATGAATCGGTTTGGGTCTTGATCATCGGCATCGTATTCTAGGCAGAAATGCAAGAGCTCTACGGATGCATCTGACCCGTACGACTTAAGGGCCGTGTACCACTGGCCTGGGTTGAACTCAGATTCCTCCAGAAGATTCACTAAGCCTTCAGATGGGGCCCAATCCCCCAGTGGCAGTCTGGTCCCTACCCGCTCGACGACAGCCTCATCTCTCGTGGTGGGAATTCCGTACTTGCGATCCTGTATCAGAGGTAATTCTAATTCCATGATAGTCGAAAGCTCCTTTCCGTTCCGAGGATCAATCGCGGTGCTCATAGAAGGTGAATCACTGCATAGACAACTACAATTTTCAACTGTGACCTCTGGTCATGAGACGTTACAGCCTGTATCGGTCTGTATCCGCCGGATAGATGTCTTCGACGTCATCCTCCAGGACGGCAATCGCGTCGAGACCGCCCTTGGCAACTGCTAGGATTTGTTGTTGAAAAAGGGCCGGGTACTCGGATTTACAGGCACGACAAACTATCACGAAGAGGATGGACATTGGTCGAACATCATAATCCGTCCATAGACGGCACTTCGGACAAAAATACTTATTTTCCATGGCGCTTCCTTCCGCTATCTAACTGACAAGTCCCCCTTATTTGACAGTTGCGAAATATTTCGTCTCCAGTATACGAATCTCCTGCTTAAAGTCCGCTGGACTCAAATTAATTCGTTCGACACAAAGTGGCCTTATATGATAGTCCGGCAATATCGAGCACCCCGTTGCCATGCCTATTGGTTGACTATAGCGTTGGGCACTGCGATATTACCACCTACACGGCGATAGATTGAACACGGGACGCGATGGGTTTCCTATGGCACCGTCTGGTGCATCGCATTAGGTTGGTCGAGAACCAACCGCTGACTTATCGCAACCATGTCAATGCCAACATTAACCCGAACACACGGTATAGTCGGTGCCTGGAGCGAGGGGCGGCCGAATTGGGCGTTACCGCTGGGTGGTAACTGCTCCCGTAGGGGACTTAGCCGTTCTAGTGGGCGCCGTCGCGTTTTTGTCACACCTTCCGTCCACAGCATTTTGGCGCGCAAGGCCTCGAAGCTGTAGCCACGCCCCAGACGATCCGTCGCACGGATGAGATTATTGAGGCTTTCGGTATACGCG contains:
- a CDS encoding IstB domain protein ATP-binding protein (PFAM: IstB-like ATP binding protein; IstB-like ATP binding N-terminal~COGs: COG1484 DNA replication protein~InterPro IPR003593:IPR013690:IPR002611~KEGG: dpr:Despr_3069 IstB domain-containing protein ATP-binding protein~PFAM: IstB-like ATP-binding protein; IstB-like ATP binding N-terminal~SMART: ATPase, AAA+ type, core~SPTR: Helper of transposition of ISCARN4, IS21 family, ORFB), which encodes MLTHSIAERLHALGLSAMVAEWHRQQTDPNRLALSFDERLGLLADREWDARQNRQLRRRLTEARLRLPATPEDWDAHAPRHVRGAGVRELAQGHWIAAHQNVLITGPTGVGKTYLACALGHAACRQNYRVRYYRTARLFGDGVVAKQQGGWTRWLRQLSRWEVLILDDWGAQPFTAEESHDLLEIMDDRYQLKATIIVSQIPWEQWHDLFPDPTVADALVDRIVHDAHRMTVQGESMRKVLSNVPGSGTTNYHAPGGD
- a CDS encoding Integrase catalytic region (PFAM: Integrase core domain~COGs: COG4584 Transposase and inactivated derivatives~InterPro IPR001584~KEGG: sth:STH272 transposase subunit~PFAM: Integrase, catalytic core~SPTR: Transposase subunit), giving the protein MKTGRLPFVLVRDILRLHFDLALSYREIGRSLGIHHTTVAQVVQRFTTSGHSWPLPDGLRDHDLAQWIYPGRRGRPRQYTEPDWPTIHQELRRPGVTLQQLWLEYRTEYPEGLGYTPFCARYRRFAATVTVAMRQHYIPGDRCFVDYAGKTLTIEEPGGAVPGYLFVATLGYRHDTFVEVHRDLSAASWIPGHVHALEYFGGVPRLIVPDNPKAGVIQENWYEPRLHPTYQEWADHYGCAILPARVRKPRDKAKVEAAVLLVERWILAVLRHERFTSFGQAQARVAELNAQLNQRPFKKWSGSRQSVFDADDRPALRPLPPTAYEFGEWRQAKVHKDYPIQGDRAFYRVPTRWVGSTVDVRVTATTVECFQDHERIASHPRIWQPGARSTHPDHLPPAHRAWAAGITPEALITRAEAIGPHTRTLVVGILTRGGVPEQIYRRCLGILDCAKTYGPAILEEAANRALTAQTWSYPHVRAYCETLQRPTARSTPRRHAHLRGSAYYHNPEEEHSSC
- a CDS encoding ABC transporter related protein (PFAM: ABC transporter transmembrane region; ABC transporter~COGs: COG2274 ABC-type bacteriocin/lantibiotic exporter contain an N-terminal double-glycine peptidase domain~InterPro IPR003593:IPR003439~KEGG: srm:SRM_03053 lipid A export ATP-binding/permease protein MsbA~PFAM: ABC transporter-like~SMART: ATPase, AAA+ type, core~SPTR: Lipid A export ATP-binding/permease protein msbA), which translates into the protein MFVGTRVKKMTALLTSNVPLRFAVKSVRMVWQMVMGKSGWRVVLIGGATSCVLVGTQLISPLLTKYLINRVLIPHHQQMLSFLLLGIIVVGLAQIGASLGQSVALERIIQSRLLQLRTRWIRSASMRLLRPGDLEATSAGFSSRLLNDLDSLAREVLGVMISVPRDTLWLILLIVLMARLDSPMTVAAFVMVPAVGAMELWLARLQATWTQRFHHDLAATSGAIVHALHLSRVVHAFQTPSYLNDLTHPSLVQLQNDSVRRIAWLSTAQALSSFMMFLGPLTLLLYGSWLELHGRLSLGALLAFYAFSMQVYLPVKGLLQGPSRFARIHALSVGILNDMGPFPMSSEFGPSDIGLPVSVADRVSGADSYVRLSEVVIGEKDTRAGSDPKPISLILQPGSRLWIQGPNGSGKSHWISVIGQLIPPIRGEIVVHGRTGWALQPPQVSRDTLENNIRWGRPALDLTQAENILAVLGHDMGCWSQGWQTPIGTAGRDYLSDGLRQIVSLTRALADSPNILFLDEPFIYLDTRATRGLIDLLAHWEGIVVFSHHGALPIGFPEVTHRFDLPSLRVIQNTTGLER
- a CDS encoding Radical SAM domain protein (InterPro IPR007197~KEGG: plu:plu2730 hypothetical protein~PFAM: Radical SAM~SPTR: Similar to unknown protein), with amino-acid sequence MVPDFVRDRVQLGPTTMTILATYQCTAACQECCFECGPQLHQRLSLPDILDVIDRAREFSTLKMVVFSGGECFLLRGDLVTSVKRASSQGLSVRCVTNGYWATSRRAALARLEPLVDAGLTELNLSTGDDHQKFVPYDRVAIGAACAAELGIQTLIAVEGSETTAFTVKQAMEHLFIQEFWRMHPNTRHKLQVISNIWIPFHNDRNIVHNQNLIRDPARRMDVGGCDNILENFVVTPAHQAASCCGLTMEYIPALKVGDVRTRRLVDLYDDQFQDFLKIWLNVDGPENILLFARQYDDTIDIDAAVHPCQACVSVHQNSRVQEVLAQHYPEVMDSVMTRFLFKKKFTKALEGAAQEIS